A stretch of Prunus dulcis chromosome 6, ALMONDv2, whole genome shotgun sequence DNA encodes these proteins:
- the LOC117632648 gene encoding protein FATTY ACID EXPORT 3, chloroplastic isoform X2 has product MSVTLQSFSLLNPNPSCGSKKPAPLALCSSPSSSLRFGQLTGARGYGAPIVLPKGLSGAYLSLHRRSLWTRPIVAAAASQEESHPEIEVEKEKDTAKLKSEESEEAWKQTLAAFKEQALKMQGISQEAYELYSKKALVILKETSEQLKIQADKARIDLSEIAKEISEEGKEYISTAAKNSPEPVKEIVETFNSSADDLNDVSKVRDFHVGIPYGLLLSLGGFLSFMVTGSISAIRFGVIIGGALLFLSVSSLRSYKQGESSPLTLKGQAAIASIIFLREVRLLAQRSSFPNLTTTLVSGAVVAFYVYKIVQNRKHQKGSNFEKETEI; this is encoded by the exons ATGAGCGTGACGTTGCAGTCGTTCTCGCTcttaaaccctaaccctagctgTGGCTCGAAGAAGCCGGCTCCGCTGGCCTTGTGTTCATCACCTTCGTCTTCTCTGCGGTTCGGTCAATTGACTGGAGCTCGCGGTTATGGAGCCCCTATTGTCCTCCCAAAAGGGCTTAGCGGTGCTTATCTTTCACTGCACCGACGGAGCTTGTGGACTCGACCAATTGTCGCTGCCGCTGCTTCACAGGAGGAATCG CATCCAGAGATTGAGgtggagaaagaaaaggatacTGCCAAATTGAAATCTGAAGAATCAGAAGAAGCTTGGAAACAGACTCTGGCCGCTTTCAAAGAACAAGCCTTAAAGATGCAAGGCATCTCACAGGAAGCATATGAGTTATACTCTAAGAAGGCATTAGTTATTTTGAAAGAAACTTCAGAGCAGTTAAAAATACAGGCTGATAAGGCAAGGATTGATTTGAGTGAGATAGCAAAAGAAATCAGTGAAGAAGGTAAAGAATATATATCCACAGCTGCAAAGAATTCCCCCGAGCCAGTGAAGGAAATTGTTGAAACATTTAACTCATCAGCTGATGATCTGAATGATGTTTCAAAAGTCCGCGACTTTCATGTTGGGATACCTTATG GTCTTCTTCTTTCACTTGGTGGCTTCCTTTCCTTTATGGTAACGGGAAGCATTTCTGCAATTAGGTTTGGGGTTATCATTGGTGGcgctcttttgtttttaagcgTTTCAAGTTTAAGATCATATAAGCAAGGAGAATCATCTCCTTTAACCTTGAAAGGGCAGGCAG CTATAGCCAGTATAATTTTTCTGAGGGAGGTACGCTTGCTAGCTCAG AGGTCTTCATTTCCGAATTTGACAACAACCCTTGTCAG TGGAGCAGTTGTAGCTTTCTACGTCTATAAGATTGTACAGAATCGCAAACATCAAAAGGGCTCCAACTTTGAGAAGGAGACGGAAATTTAG
- the LOC117632344 gene encoding uncharacterized protein LOC117632344 — protein MGVVVYLDTILVPFSLFVTVGYHAYLWHNFKNKPSHTTIGINMLKRRAWFQELNGGDDKKGMLAVQSLRNTLMGTTLTASIAILIEVSLAAFINNSYSATHLFSHAFFGSQSTMIFALKYGSAALSLAVSFLCSSMAIGFLIDANFLINASGDHEFTSSGNIRTIFEKGFILAFVSSRMLCITFLMLLWMLGPVPVWLSSLALVWGLYGLDFVGKLSKGNKQNLS, from the exons ATGGGAGTGGTTGTTTATCTAGACACTATTTTGGTCCCCTTCAGCCTCTTTGTCACAGTAGGCTACCATGCCTATCTCTGGCACAACTTCAAGAACAAACCCTCTCACACCACAATTGGGATCAACATGCTGAAAAGGAGAGCATGGTTTCAAGAGCTAAATGGG GGAGATGACAAGAAAGGCATGCTGGCAGTCCAAAGCTTGAGAAACACTCTGATGGGCACAACACTCACAGCCTCCATAGCAATTCTCATTGAAGTCTCATTGGCAGCTTTCATAAACAACAGCTATAGCGCAACCCACCTCTTCAGCCATGCATTTTTTGGGTCACAATCTACAATGATTTTTGCTCTGAAATATGGCTCAGCAGCATTGTCCTTGGCAGTGAGCTTCTTGTGCAGCTCCATGGCAATTGGGTTTTTGATTGATGCCAATTTCTTGATAAATGCATCTGGTGATCATGAGTTCACATCTTCTGGAAACATAAGAACCATATTTGAGAAAGGCTTCATTCTGGCTTTTGTGAGCAGCAGAATGCTCTGCATCACTTTTCTCATGCTGCTGTGGATGCTTGGTCCTGTCCCAGTTTGGTTGTCATCTCTTGCTCTGGTTTGGGGGCTTTATGGGCTTGATTTTGTTGGGAAGTTGTCAAAAGGCAACAAGCAAAACCTCAGTTGA
- the LOC117633131 gene encoding transmembrane protein 87B-like, whose protein sequence is MEQRLLWCEKGSVLGFIFGVIFIICNECIVQCNASIHEYRNEAFSPQSNAFFFHGGSEGLYASKVHGSADSSSTDNHHLKGKSFIRFESVTFVRTKESANKQSEMQQNTGLVEAIILEVKDRVRIGASFVQSEKICCTRNLSNSGYCTVGEVVIHKNPDNPDWPVRIKTFFNGKDEEATMDTKSININSSGMYYLYFMFCDPQLKGTLIKGRTDWRNPDGYLPGKMAPLMTLYGFMSLAYLVLGLAWFLRFVQFWKDIIQLHYHITAVIALGMCEMAVWYFEYANFNSTGIRPMGITLWAVTFSAVKKTLSRLLLLVVSMGFGVVKPTLGGITPKVFLLGLVYFVASEALELVEHLGNINDFSGKTKLVLVLPVAFLDSWFILWIFSSLSKTLEKLQIRRNMAKLELYRKFTNYLAIFVLLSVAWIGFELYFNATDPLSEYWQIAWIIPAFWTLLAYALLAVICILWAPSRNPTRYAYLEEAGDDFDEEGISLTSGALKVSGDVTVMREYDNVLAEDLEEDKRE, encoded by the exons ATGGAACAGAGATTGTTGTGGTGTGAAAAGGGCTCGGTTTTAGGGTTCATATTTGGggttatttttattatatgcAACGAATGCATCGTACAGTGTAATGCTTCAATCCACGAGTACAGAAATGAAGCTTTCAGTCCTCAGTCAAACGCCTTCTTCTTCCATGGCGGCAGCGAGGGCCTCTACGCTTCTAAGGTCCATGGTTCTGCTGATTCTTCGTCCACAGACAATCATCACCTCAAGGGCAAGTCCTTCATCAG GTTTGAGAGTGTCACTTTTGTGAGGACTAAAGAGTCTGCCAATAAGCAAAGTGAAATGCAGCAGAATACTGGTTTGGTGGAAGCTATCATTCTTGAAGTGAAGGACAGGGTTCGGATTGGAGCTTCTTTCGTCCAATCCGAAAAGATATGCTGCACCAGGAATCTTTCGAATTCTGGATACTGCACGGTGGGAGAGGTTGTTATCCACAAAAATCCAGACAACCCTGACTGGCCTGTGCGCATCAAAACCTTTTTTAATGGAAAGGATGAAGAGGCCACAATGGATACTAAGTCAATTAATATCAATAGTTCCGGAATGTACTACCTTTATTTTATGTTCTGTGATCCGCAACTCAAGGGCACATTGATTAAAGGAAGGACCGATTGGAGAAACCCAGATGGTTATTTGCCTGGGAAGATGGCTCCTTTGATGACATTATATGGCTTTATGTCTTTAGCTTACCTTGTGCTTGGCCTAGCCTGGTTTCTGAGGTTTGTTCAGTTTTGGAAGGATATTATACAATTGCACTACCATATTACAGCAGTGATTGCTCTTGGAATGTGTGAAATGGCTGTGTGGTACTTTGAGTATGCCAATTTTAATTCAACTGGAATCAGACCTATGGGCATTACATTATGGGCTGTAACCTTTAGCGCTGTCAAGAAGACTCTTTCTCGCCTTCTTCTTTTGGTAGTTTCCATGGGCTTTGGCGTTGTGAAGCCTACACTGGGTGGTATAACACCAAAAGTATTTCTTCTTGGTCTGGTATATTTCGTGGCATCAGAAGCACTTGAGCTTGTTGAACATTTGGGGAACATTAATGATTTTTCTGGAAAAACAAAGTTGGTTTTGGTTCTACCTGTTGCCTTCTTAGATTCATGGTTTATTCTATGGATTTTCTCATCGTTATCAAAAACTTTAGAGAAACTTCAG ATCAGGAGAAACATGGCTAAATTGGAACTATACCGAAAATTTACCAACTATCTCGCAATTTTTGTGCTTCTCTCGGTTGCTTGGATTGGCTTTGAG CTATATTTCAATGCAACGGATCCTCTGAGTGAGTATTGGCAAATTGCTTGGATTATTCCTGCATTCTGGACTCTGCTTGCATATGCTCTCTTGGCGGTGATATGTATCCTTTGGGCTCCTTCACGTAACCCAACTAG ATATGCATACTTGGAGGAAGCAGGAGACGATTTTGACGAGGAGGGCATCTCGTTAACAAGTGGTGCTTTGAAGGTGAGTGGAGATGTGACGGTCATGCGAGAATATGACAATGTGCTTGCCGAAGATCTGGAGGAGGATAAGCGAGAATAG
- the LOC117630556 gene encoding F-box/kelch-repeat protein At3g06240-like, which produces MSKRQFRFKGRTVKVVETCNGLVCLHHRLTTLIWNPCTRKFVILPPGTVSASEYDPRSYSFGYDSCTDDNKVLRFVRERRVSCAVEVWSLARGSWRNVVTPNFVDEMLPSTMFGPVIEPAFVNGAMHWIQDRVDENVILSFDLSTESFGKILLPNADSRIKFRMFVDFYYVSRCVDSLAFFENNRIRSTALVS; this is translated from the coding sequence ATGTCCAAAAGACAATTTAGATTTAAGGGCCGCACGGTCAAGGTGGTGGAAACTTGTAACGGGCTAGTATGCCTCCATCACCGCCTTACCACGTTAATTTGGAACCCATGTACTAGAAAGTTTGTGATTTTGCCTCCGGGCACTGTTTCTGCTTCTGAGTATGATCCTAGAAGTTATTCATTTGGCTATGATTCGTGTACCGATGACAATAAGGTTTTGAGATTTGTAAGAGAAAGGCGTGTTTCTTGTGCAGTTGAGGTTTGGTCCTTAGCCAGGGGCTCCTGGAGGAATGTTGTTACTCCAAACTTTGTCGATGAAATGCTTCCCAGTACAATGTTTGGCCCTGTGATTGAACCGGCTTTTGTTAATGGTGCCATGCATTGGATTCAGGATCGTGTGGATGAAAATGTGATTTTGTCTTTTGATTTGTCCACTGAATCATTTGGCAAGATTCTGTTACCCAATGCCGATTCGAGAATCAAATTTAGGATGTTTGTAGATTTTTACTATGTTTCAAGATGCGTAGACTCCCTTGCCTTCTTTGAGAATAATAGAATTCGGAGTACTGCCTTGGTTTCTTGA
- the LOC117630140 gene encoding vacuolar-sorting receptor 1-like yields the protein MKEKLGFLVGVWFLLCGVCVGRFVVEKNSLKVTSPSSLKSVYECAIGNFGVPQYGGTLVGTVYYPKANQKACKGFDDFDVSFKSKPGGLPTFLLVDRGDCFFTLKAWNAQKGGAAAILVADNRNEPLITMDTPEEENADADYLQKITIPSALISKSLGDSIKKSLSSGEMVNINLDWTEALPHPDERVEYEFWTNSNDECGPKCDSQIEFVKNFKGAAQVLERKGYTQFTPHYITWYCPEAFVLSKQCKSQCINHGRYCAPDPEQDFSKGYDGKDVVVQNLRQACFYKVANESGKPWLWWDYVTDFAIRCPMKEKKYNEECANQVIESLGADLKKIQKCIGDPEADEENAILKAEQDAQIGKGSRGDVTILPTLVINSRQYRGKLDKGAVLKAICAGFQETTEPAVCLSEDIETNECLENNGGCWQDKSANITACRDTFRGRVCECPTVQGVKFVGDGYTRCEASGALRCEINNGGCWKKTQNGRTYSACRDDHTNGCKCPPGFKGDGEKTCEDVDECKEKVNCQCAQCKCKNTWGSYECSCGGGLLYMREHDACISKNASVSEFNWGFMWVIILCLGAVGVGGYAVYKYRIRRYMDSEIRAIMAQYMPLDNQGEIPNHVPRGDI from the exons ATGAAGGAAAAGCTGGGATTTTTAGTTGGGGTTTGGTTTCTTCTTTGTGGGGTTTGCGTGGGGAGGTTCGTGGTGGAGAAGAACAGCTTGAAAGTGACTTCTCCGAGCTCGTTGAAAAGTGTATATGAATGTGCCATTGGGAACTTTGGGGTTCCTCAATATGGAGGAACCTTGGTCGGGACTGTGTATTACCCGAAAGCCAATCAAAAGGCATGCAAGGGCTTTGATGATTTCGATGTCTCATTCAAATCGAAGCCTGGCGGTCTACCAACCTTTCTTCTTGTCGATCGAGGAG ATTGTTTCTTCACACTGAAGGCATGGAATGCACAGAAAGGTGGAGCAGCCGCAATTCTCGTTGCAGATAACAGAAATGAACCATTGATTACCATGGACACtcctgaagaagaaaatgcgGATGCTGATTATCTGCAAAAGATCACAATTCCCTCAGCCCTTATTAGCAAATCTTTGGGAGATAGCATAAAAAAATCTCTGTCTAGTGGGGAGATGGTCAACATAAACCTAGACTGGACAGAGGCTCTTCCACATCCTGATGAACGTGTTGAGTATGAGTTCTGGACGAATAGCAATGATGAGTGTGGGCCAAAGTGTGACAGCCAGATTGAGTTTGTGAAGAACTTTAAAGGAGCAGCTCAGGTACTTGAGCGGAAGGGTTACACTCAGTTTACTCCCCACTATATAACTTGGTACTGCCCAGAAGCTTTTGTTTTGAGCAAACAGTGCAAGTCTCAGTGTATCAATCATGGGAGGTACTGTGCTCCAGATCCTGAGCAAGATTTCAGTAAAGGTTATGATGGGAAAGATGTAGTGGTTCAAAATCTCCGTCAAGCTTGCTTCTATAAAGTGGCCAATGAAAGTGGAAAGCCATGGCTTTGGTGGGACTATGTCACTGACTTTGCCATACGTTGCCCAATGAAAGAGAAGAAGTACAACGAAGAGTGTGCAAATCAAGTTATTGAATCCCTTG GTGCTGATCTCAAGAAGATACAGAAATGTATTGGGGACCCTGAGGCTGATGAGGAGAACGCAATTCTGAAGGCCGAACAGGATGCACAG ATTGGCAAAGGCTCCCGTGGAGATGTTACGATATTGCCAACTCTTGTAATAAACAGCAGACAGTACAGAG GGAAATTAGACAAAGGAGCTGTTCTCAAGGCCATCTGTGCCGGTTTCCAGGAGACCACTGAGCCTGCTGTTTGTTTAAGTGAAG ATATAGAAACAAATGAGTGCTTGGAAAACAATGGAGGTTGCTGGCAGGACAAATCTGCTAACATTACTGCATGCAGG gATACATTCCGAGGAAGAGTGTGTGAATGCCCTACTGTGCAAGGTGTAAAGTTTGTTGGTGATGGTTATACCCGCTGTGAAG CTTCAGGAGCATTACGTTGTGAAATTAACAATGGAGGTTGTTggaaaaaaacccaaaatggcAGGACTTACTCTGCATGTCGT GATGACCATACAAATGGTTGCAAGTGTCCGCCAGGATTCAAGGGTGATGGGGAGAAAACATGTGAAG ATGTGGATGAGTGCAAAGAGAAGGTCAATTGCCAATGCGCACAATGTAAATGCAAGAATACTTGGGGCAGTTATGAGTGCAGCTGCGGTGGTGGTTTACTGTACATGCGAGAACATGATGCATGTATAA GTAAAAATGCCAGCGTTTCAGAGTTTAACTGGGGCTTCATGTGGGTTATTATTCTCTGTTTGGGTGCTGTTGGAGTTGGGGGATATGCAGTGTACAAGTACAGAATCCGG AGATACATGGATTCGGAGATCCGGGCGATCATGGCGCAGTACATGCCATTGGATAATCAAGGAGAAATTCCCAACCATGTTCCCCGTGGGGATATCTGA
- the LOC117632213 gene encoding uncharacterized protein LOC117632213 gives MFSKFEFDGTLNPTFVEWEFKLPLSSIRAYLKEPITPRFVHVGSAGVTRPDRPGLDLSKQPPAVRLNKELDFILTFKLKGEDLIWESGIPYTIVRPCALTEELAGADRIFDQGDNITGKISREEVAQICVAALESPYASGKTFEVTARLMSLNCVLWL, from the exons ATGTTTAGcaagtttgaatttgatgggACACTGAATCCTACTTTTGTGGAATGGGAATTTAAGCTCCCATTATCAAGCATACGAGCATATCTAAAAGAGCCTATTACTCCCAG GTTCGTACACGTAGGTTCTGCAGGAGTTACCCGACCTGACAGGCCTGGACTTGATCTAAGTAAACAACCTCCTGCTGTTCGCTTAAACAAGGAATTGGATTTTATCCTGACATTCAAGTTGAAG GGGGAGGATTTAATATGGGAAAGTGGAATCCCATATACAATTGTGAGGCCCTGTGCATTAACTGAGGAGCTTGCCGGAGCAGATCGCATTTTCGACCAAGGAGACAATATAACG GGTAAGATATCAAGAGAGGAGGTTGCTCAGATTTGTGTTGCTGCGTTGGAAAGCCCCTACGCATCTGGCAAGACATTTGAGGTCACAGCCCGACTTATGTCCCTTAATTGTGTGCTGTGGCTGTAA
- the LOC117630558 gene encoding uncharacterized protein LOC117630558 has translation MEVLVYLDTILVTLSLFLLISYHTYLWHTFKTKPSHTTIEIDSIRRRTWFLEIKESDGLKAMLAVQSLRNTQMVAIFTASIAIAFSLALAALTNNAYNASHLLIESPLFGSQSGRMFALKYGFASVILLFSSLCSSMATVFFIDTIFLINASAEFSSSGITQTLFERGYMLALIGHRLLCISFPLMLWLFGPVPVALSSLALVWWLSELDFVGKFNKSNRQSLS, from the exons ATGGAAGTGCTTGTTTATTTAGACACCATATTGGTCACCTTGAGCCTCTTCCTTCTAATAAGTTACCATACATATTTATGGCATACCTTCAAGACCAAGCCATCTCATACAACCATTGAAATTGACTCAATCAGAAGAAGAACATGGTTTCTAGAAATTAAGGAG AGTGATGGTTTGAAGGCTATGCTGGCAGTCCAAAGCTTGAGAAACACTCAAATGGTGGCAATATTCACAGCTTCAATAGCAATTGCCTTTAGCTTGGCCTTGGCTGCTCTGACCAACAATGCCTACAATGCAAGCCACCTCTTAATCGAAAGCCCCCTTTTCGGTTCACAGTCTGGAAGAATGTTTGCTCTCAAGTATGGCTTTGCCTCAGTTATCTTGCTGTTTAGTTCATTATGCAGCTCTATGGCCACCGTGTTCTTCATTGATACCATTTTTCTCATCAACGCCTCTGCTGAGTTCTCATCTTCTGGAATTACACAAACACTATTTGAAAGAGGATACATGTTGGCTCTCATAGGCCACAGGTTGCTCTGTATCTCATTTCCCCTTATGTTGTGGTTGTTTGGTCCAGTGCCTGTGGCATTGTCGTCCCTGGCCTTGGTTTGGTGGCTCTCTGAGCTTGATTTTGTTGGGAAATTCAACAAAAGCAATAGGCAAAGTCTCAGTTGA
- the LOC117632212 gene encoding PLASMODESMATA CALLOSE-BINDING PROTEIN 2-like, which produces MAKLALPSPVISLLLLFFFSGEISMLVNGQKTWCVAKPAAPQHALQSALDYACNYADCSPTKKGGSCYDPDRPVHHASFAMNAYYQKMGRNQWNCHFNNTSLISLADPSYNPCCQFVSGGSGPPLPQEKEDTWCVPKPGTPDSALQNIINLTCGILKECSEIQEHGSCYFPNTLIHHASFAMNLYYKTDGRYNCDFNGVGLIVVTNPSFGDCIYV; this is translated from the exons ATGGCTAAGCTAGCTCTGCCAAGTCCTGTTATTTCTCTCCTGCTTCTGTTCTTCTTCTCGG gGGAGATTTCGATGTTGGTGAATGGACAG AAAACTTGGTGTGTGGCAAAGCCTGCAGCACCACAACATGCACTGCAGTCAGCTCTGGACTATGCCTGTAACTATGCGGATTGCAGCCCTACCAAGAAAGGAGGTTCTTGCTATGACCCTGATAGGCCAGTGCACCATGCCTCATTTGCCATGAATGCTTACTACCAGAAGATGGGAAGAAACCAATGGAATTGTCATTTTAACAATACTAGTCTGATTTCCTTGGCAGATCCAA GTTACAATCCCTGCTGCCAATTTGTGAGTG GAGGATCTGGACCTCCACTGCCACAGGAAAAGGAG GATACTTGGTGTGTGCCTAAGCCAGGAACCCCAGACTCTGCATTACAGAACATCATAAACCTCACTTGTGGAATATTAAAAGAATGCAGTGAAATACAAGAACATGGTTCATGCTACTTTCCAAATACCCTCATACACCATGCCTCATTTGCCATGAATCTTTACTATAAGACCGATGGACGCTACAATTGTGATTTCAATGGTGTTGGCCTTATCGTTGTCACTAATCCAA GTTTTGGTGACTGTATCTATGTCTGA
- the LOC117630557 gene encoding receptor kinase-like protein Xa21: MVDYEEEDGIFVAVLLRRTHNDHARTTEFYGEIPTDGAFQNLSAQSFFSNGALCGAARLLVPPCKKSTSNLKYLIPGILSAILLLVSVSIFIQRRKRKVEVAIETALLPQLLWRRVSHLELLRATNGFNKSNLLGTGGFGSVVYKGTISDGIDVAVKVLYKGTISEGAFKSFDSECEVLSNIRHRNLIKIIGCCSQIDFKALVRQYMPSGSLDKWLYSQNSHLNILQRLNILTDVASALDYLHHGHGYPKHVVHCDVKPSNILLDDDMVAQVADFGIARLLDGGFTLIIKY; the protein is encoded by the exons ATGGTTGACtatgaagaggaagatgggATATTTGTAGCAGTGCTGCTGAGGAGGACACATAATGATCATGCAAGAACAACTGA ATTCTATGGAGAAATTCCAACTGATGGAGCTTTTCAAAACTTATCTGCCCAATCATTTTTCTCGAATGGTGCGCTCTGTGGTGCAGCCCGACTCCTTGTTCCACCATGCAAAAAGAGTACGTCCAACCTGAAATATCTTATTCCAGGGATCCTATCAGCAATACTTCTACTGGTTTCTGTATCAATCTTCATACAACGcagaaaaaggaaagtggAAGTTGCAATAGAGACTGCCTTGTTACCTCAACTTCTTTGGAGAAGAGTTTCACACCTTGAACTTCTGAGGGCGACAAATGGTTTTAACAAAAGCAACTTACTTGGAACTGGTGGTTTTGGGTCAGTAGTGTATAAAGGTACAATTTCAGATGGGATAGATGTTGCTGTAAAGGTTTTATATAAAGGTACAATTTCAGAAGGGGCTTTCAAGAGTTTTGATAGTGAATGTGAAGTGCTGAGCAACATTCGTCACCGAAATCTTATAAAAATCATCGGTTGTTGCAGTCAGATTGATTTCAAAGCCCTGGTAAGGCAATACATGCCTAGTGGGAGCCTTGACAAGTGGCTGTACTCTCAAAACTCTCATTTGAACATCCTACAGAGGTTGAATATACTGACAGATGTTGCATCAGCACTGGACTACCTTCATCATGGTCATGGTTATCCAAAACATGTTGTCCATTGTGATGTGAAGCCAAGCAATATACTACTAGATGATGATATGGTTGCACAAGTTGCTGATTTCGGCATTGCAAGACTCTTAGATGGAGGATTTACATTGATAATTAAGTACTGA
- the LOC117632648 gene encoding protein FATTY ACID EXPORT 3, chloroplastic isoform X1, producing MSVTLQSFSLLNPNPSCGSKKPAPLALCSSPSSSLRFGQLTGARGYGAPIVLPKGLSGAYLSLHRRSLWTRPIVAAAASQEESKHPEIEVEKEKDTAKLKSEESEEAWKQTLAAFKEQALKMQGISQEAYELYSKKALVILKETSEQLKIQADKARIDLSEIAKEISEEGKEYISTAAKNSPEPVKEIVETFNSSADDLNDVSKVRDFHVGIPYGLLLSLGGFLSFMVTGSISAIRFGVIIGGALLFLSVSSLRSYKQGESSPLTLKGQAAIASIIFLREVRLLAQRSSFPNLTTTLVSGAVVAFYVYKIVQNRKHQKGSNFEKETEI from the exons ATGAGCGTGACGTTGCAGTCGTTCTCGCTcttaaaccctaaccctagctgTGGCTCGAAGAAGCCGGCTCCGCTGGCCTTGTGTTCATCACCTTCGTCTTCTCTGCGGTTCGGTCAATTGACTGGAGCTCGCGGTTATGGAGCCCCTATTGTCCTCCCAAAAGGGCTTAGCGGTGCTTATCTTTCACTGCACCGACGGAGCTTGTGGACTCGACCAATTGTCGCTGCCGCTGCTTCACAGGAGGAATCG aaGCATCCAGAGATTGAGgtggagaaagaaaaggatacTGCCAAATTGAAATCTGAAGAATCAGAAGAAGCTTGGAAACAGACTCTGGCCGCTTTCAAAGAACAAGCCTTAAAGATGCAAGGCATCTCACAGGAAGCATATGAGTTATACTCTAAGAAGGCATTAGTTATTTTGAAAGAAACTTCAGAGCAGTTAAAAATACAGGCTGATAAGGCAAGGATTGATTTGAGTGAGATAGCAAAAGAAATCAGTGAAGAAGGTAAAGAATATATATCCACAGCTGCAAAGAATTCCCCCGAGCCAGTGAAGGAAATTGTTGAAACATTTAACTCATCAGCTGATGATCTGAATGATGTTTCAAAAGTCCGCGACTTTCATGTTGGGATACCTTATG GTCTTCTTCTTTCACTTGGTGGCTTCCTTTCCTTTATGGTAACGGGAAGCATTTCTGCAATTAGGTTTGGGGTTATCATTGGTGGcgctcttttgtttttaagcgTTTCAAGTTTAAGATCATATAAGCAAGGAGAATCATCTCCTTTAACCTTGAAAGGGCAGGCAG CTATAGCCAGTATAATTTTTCTGAGGGAGGTACGCTTGCTAGCTCAG AGGTCTTCATTTCCGAATTTGACAACAACCCTTGTCAG TGGAGCAGTTGTAGCTTTCTACGTCTATAAGATTGTACAGAATCGCAAACATCAAAAGGGCTCCAACTTTGAGAAGGAGACGGAAATTTAG